A genomic window from Blastococcus saxobsidens DD2 includes:
- a CDS encoding flagellar FlbD family protein, whose translation MIAVTCRNGEHFSVDPDHIERIEHRGDTVVHLVDGTHFVVEAEFDDVLRCIADDRAGAFARRAALLNGYAAMPTSARPARRLGATASARD comes from the coding sequence GTGATCGCTGTGACCTGCCGCAACGGTGAGCACTTCTCCGTCGACCCCGACCACATCGAGCGCATCGAGCACCGCGGCGACACCGTGGTGCACCTGGTCGACGGGACCCACTTCGTCGTCGAGGCGGAGTTCGACGACGTCCTGCGCTGCATCGCCGACGACCGCGCCGGTGCGTTCGCCCGGCGGGCCGCGCTGCTCAACGGCTACGCGGCGATGCCGACGTCGGCCCGCCCGGCCCGCCGGCTCGGCGCCACGGCGTCCGCGCGGGACTGA
- the bfr gene encoding bacterioferritin: MQPVSPRVVELLNDALTFELTVTNTYFLNARMLDAWGLPKLGKVFYDLSIDEMRDADDLIQRVLLFDGHPNVQRLGAIRVGETAEEMIVLALDSEKAAVAQFNASAKECHELGDHGTASVFEEMVLDEEKHADWFEAQLAAIERVGAPQYLAAQITTETP; encoded by the coding sequence GTGCAGCCCGTTAGCCCCCGCGTGGTCGAACTGCTCAACGACGCGCTGACCTTCGAACTCACGGTCACCAACACGTACTTCCTGAACGCCCGCATGCTCGACGCGTGGGGCCTGCCCAAGCTCGGCAAGGTCTTCTACGACCTCTCCATCGACGAGATGCGCGACGCCGACGACCTCATCCAGCGCGTCCTGCTCTTCGACGGCCACCCCAACGTGCAGCGCCTCGGCGCCATCCGGGTGGGCGAGACGGCCGAGGAGATGATCGTGCTGGCCCTCGACAGCGAGAAGGCCGCAGTCGCCCAGTTCAACGCCTCCGCGAAGGAGTGCCACGAGCTCGGCGACCACGGCACCGCCTCGGTGTTCGAGGAGATGGTCCTCGACGAGGAGAAGCACGCCGACTGGTTCGAGGCCCAGCTGGCCGCCATCGAGCGGGTGGGCGCGCCGCAGTACCTGGCCGCGCAGATCACCACCGAGACGCCCTGA
- a CDS encoding SAM-dependent methyltransferase, whose product MSARFEELDWAATPIGEVSLRRRRAPDGDVDIFEVKLGDEFLMSSLFTVAEIEVARLALARLDGPALEVAVGGLGLGYTAQAVLSDSRVSELVVVDLLEPVIGWHRRGLVPVGPVLTADPRCRLAHGDFFAMSDGAGFDPQAPARAFDAVIVDIDHSPRHLLAGDDAGFYGADGTRRLARHLRPGGVFSLWSNDPPDDGYLAVLSDVFVDVAAEVVTFDNPLQDRPATNTVYLATRPA is encoded by the coding sequence GTGAGCGCCAGGTTCGAGGAGCTCGACTGGGCTGCCACACCGATCGGCGAGGTGAGTCTCCGTCGGCGCCGCGCTCCCGACGGAGACGTCGACATCTTCGAGGTCAAGCTCGGCGACGAGTTCCTCATGTCGTCGCTCTTCACGGTCGCCGAGATCGAGGTGGCACGGCTCGCGCTGGCACGGCTCGACGGACCCGCACTCGAGGTAGCGGTCGGCGGCCTGGGCCTCGGCTACACCGCTCAGGCCGTGCTGAGCGATTCCCGGGTGAGCGAACTGGTGGTCGTCGACCTGCTGGAGCCGGTCATCGGCTGGCACCGACGTGGCCTCGTCCCCGTCGGCCCCGTGCTGACGGCCGATCCGCGTTGCCGGCTGGCGCACGGCGACTTCTTCGCCATGTCCGACGGAGCCGGGTTCGACCCGCAGGCGCCGGCGCGTGCCTTCGACGCCGTGATCGTCGACATCGACCACTCGCCCCGGCACCTGCTGGCCGGCGACGACGCCGGCTTCTACGGTGCGGACGGGACCCGTCGACTGGCCCGCCACCTCAGACCCGGCGGTGTCTTCTCCCTGTGGTCCAACGACCCACCCGATGACGGCTATCTGGCTGTTCTCTCCGACGTGTTCGTGGACGTCGCCGCGGAGGTGGTCACCTTCGACAACCCGCTCCAGGACCGCCCGGCCACGAACACGGTGTACCTCGCCACGAGACCGGCCTGA
- a CDS encoding ribonuclease J, producing the protein MSHAHPQLRTPPPLPAGGLRVVALGGLGEIGRNMTVLEHDGRLLIVDCGVLFPEEHQPGVDVILPDFTSIRDRLHDIDALVLTHGHEDHIGGVPYLLRERPDIPVVGSRLTLAFVAAKLKEHRIRPVTHQVREGDRSTFGPFDCEFIAVNHSIPDGLAVAIRTGAGLILHTGDFKMDQFPLDRRITDLRAFARLGEEGVNLFLVDSTNADVPGFTTSEAELTPAIETVFRTAPRRVIVSSFASHVHRIQQVLDSAAVHGRKVAFVGRSMVRNMGIARDLGYLTVPPDLVVDMKALEKLPPSQVCLICTGSQGEPLAALSRMANRDHVIRITDGDTVLLASSLIPGNENAVYRVINELTRWGANVVHKGNAKVHVSGHASAGELSYLYNLVRPRNVMPVHGEWRHLNANAAIAVRTGVHPRGVVIAEDGVAVDLLDGKVHIAGKVPAGNVYVDGSTVGGATEAHLRDRRTLAQEGVVTVVAIVDADTGALAEKPDFLARGFVHDERTFDEVVPLIERALAKAAEEGVGGSVQLEQLIARAVGRWADNAYRRSPLIIPIVIDA; encoded by the coding sequence ATGAGCCACGCACACCCCCAGCTCCGCACTCCCCCGCCGCTCCCAGCGGGGGGCCTCCGGGTGGTCGCCCTCGGCGGTCTCGGCGAGATCGGCCGGAACATGACCGTGCTGGAGCACGATGGCCGGCTGCTGATCGTCGACTGCGGAGTGCTCTTCCCCGAGGAGCACCAGCCGGGGGTCGACGTGATCCTCCCCGACTTCACATCCATCCGGGACCGGCTGCACGACATCGACGCCCTCGTCCTGACCCACGGCCACGAGGACCACATCGGCGGCGTCCCGTACCTGCTGCGCGAGCGTCCCGACATCCCCGTGGTCGGCTCGCGGCTCACCCTCGCCTTCGTCGCGGCCAAGCTCAAGGAGCACCGGATCCGACCGGTGACCCACCAGGTGCGAGAGGGCGACCGGAGCACGTTCGGCCCGTTCGACTGCGAGTTCATCGCCGTCAACCACTCCATCCCGGACGGACTGGCCGTGGCGATCCGCACCGGTGCCGGCCTCATCCTGCACACCGGGGACTTCAAGATGGACCAGTTCCCCCTGGACCGGCGGATCACCGACCTGCGCGCGTTCGCCCGGCTCGGCGAGGAAGGCGTGAACCTCTTCCTCGTCGACTCCACCAACGCCGACGTGCCGGGCTTCACCACGTCCGAGGCGGAACTCACCCCGGCGATCGAAACGGTGTTCCGGACCGCGCCCCGTCGGGTGATCGTGTCCAGCTTCGCCAGCCACGTGCACCGCATCCAGCAGGTGCTCGACTCGGCCGCTGTGCACGGGCGCAAGGTGGCCTTCGTGGGGCGCTCGATGGTCCGAAACATGGGCATCGCCCGCGACCTCGGCTACCTCACCGTGCCACCCGACCTGGTGGTCGACATGAAGGCGCTCGAGAAGCTGCCACCGAGCCAGGTCTGCCTGATCTGCACCGGTTCGCAGGGCGAGCCATTGGCCGCGCTGTCGCGGATGGCCAACCGCGACCACGTCATCCGCATCACCGATGGAGACACCGTCCTGCTGGCCAGCTCGCTGATCCCCGGCAACGAGAACGCCGTCTACCGGGTGATCAACGAGCTGACCCGCTGGGGGGCGAACGTCGTGCACAAGGGCAACGCGAAGGTGCACGTCTCCGGTCACGCCAGCGCCGGCGAGCTCTCCTACCTCTACAACCTCGTCCGACCGCGCAACGTCATGCCGGTGCACGGCGAGTGGCGACACCTGAACGCCAACGCCGCGATCGCCGTCCGCACCGGCGTCCACCCACGGGGCGTCGTCATCGCGGAGGACGGCGTCGCCGTCGACCTGCTGGACGGGAAGGTGCACATCGCCGGGAAGGTGCCCGCCGGGAACGTCTACGTCGACGGCAGCACCGTCGGCGGCGCCACCGAGGCCCACCTCCGCGACCGGCGGACGCTGGCTCAGGAGGGGGTCGTCACCGTCGTGGCCATCGTCGACGCCGACACGGGTGCCCTGGCCGAGAAACCGGACTTCCTGGCCCGCGGCTTCGTGCACGACGAGCGGACGTTCGACGAGGTCGTGCCGCTGATCGAGCGGGCCCTGGCCAAGGCGGCCGAGGAGGGCGTGGGCGGATCGGTCCAGCTCGAGCAGCTCATCGCCCGGGCCGTGGGCCGCTGGGCGGACAATGCCTACCGGCGCAGTCCCCTGATCATCCCCATCGTCATCGACGCCTGA
- a CDS encoding SGNH/GDSL hydrolase family protein, whose translation MRRLATCVLAVLAVLVSLVAAPAAGATPSQLRYVALGDSYSAASGVLPPDLTAAPQCLRSVRNYPHVIAGAIGARLTDVTCGGADTGDFFAEQHQGISPQLEALSKDAQLVTMTIGGNDSGVFINSMLNCAAAGLATLGQGSPCKDRYGSSFEDTIRTTTYPALVEALRAVRRAAPKAEVAILGYPWIMPATGGCFDRMPIAEGDVPYLRSLQATLNDAVERAAGRTGVTFVDLSEASDGHDACQPLGVRWVEPVLQGTNAVIVHPNALGEAEMAARTMEVLRLDRGR comes from the coding sequence GTGCGCCGTCTCGCTACCTGCGTCCTGGCCGTGCTCGCCGTCCTGGTCAGCCTGGTCGCTGCCCCGGCGGCCGGGGCGACGCCGTCCCAGCTGCGCTACGTCGCGCTCGGCGACTCCTACAGCGCGGCCTCGGGCGTGCTGCCCCCCGACCTCACCGCGGCACCGCAGTGCCTGCGCTCGGTCCGGAACTACCCGCACGTGATCGCCGGGGCGATCGGCGCCCGGCTCACCGACGTGACCTGCGGCGGCGCCGACACCGGCGACTTCTTCGCCGAGCAGCACCAGGGGATCTCGCCGCAGCTGGAGGCGCTGTCGAAGGACGCGCAGCTGGTCACCATGACCATCGGCGGCAACGACAGCGGCGTCTTCATCAACTCGATGCTCAACTGCGCCGCGGCCGGCCTGGCCACTCTCGGCCAGGGCAGCCCATGCAAGGACCGGTACGGCTCCTCGTTCGAGGACACGATCCGGACGACTACCTACCCGGCGCTGGTGGAGGCACTGCGCGCGGTCCGGAGGGCCGCGCCGAAGGCGGAGGTCGCCATCCTGGGCTACCCGTGGATCATGCCGGCGACCGGCGGCTGCTTCGACCGCATGCCGATCGCCGAGGGTGACGTCCCGTACCTGCGCAGCCTGCAGGCCACCCTCAACGACGCCGTGGAGCGTGCGGCCGGCCGGACCGGGGTCACCTTCGTCGACCTGAGCGAAGCCTCCGACGGGCACGACGCCTGCCAGCCGCTGGGCGTCCGCTGGGTGGAGCCGGTGCTCCAGGGCACCAACGCGGTGATAGTGCACCCCAACGCGCTGGGGGAGGCCGAGATGGCGGCCCGGACCATGGAGGTGCTGCGCCTCGACCGCGGTCGCTGA
- a CDS encoding ABC transporter substrate-binding protein: protein MTIRVLQATSLAVAATLALSACGGTSGAEEAAGPTASGDGAFPRTVEHAMGSTEIPEEPERVVVLDTGELDAALSLGVTPVGAVTTAVSEEFLSYLAEDAEGIDVVGTIAEPDLEAIAALEPDLILSNSVRHEDIYDQLSQIAPTVFAADLGDTWKENFRLDAEALGKEEEAEQLLADYEEQAAALGESIGNPADTTISPLRFVGGTIRAYQPDSFIGTVLTDIGLDQVELDAGRPTFAELSPEQLTEADAEIVLYSSYGAADESGEAAVVAGPLWPRLAAVQSGQAFAVEDDVFYTGIGLRAATLQLDALEGLLVD, encoded by the coding sequence ATGACGATCCGCGTCCTGCAGGCGACCAGCCTCGCCGTGGCGGCAACCCTGGCCCTGTCCGCCTGCGGTGGCACCTCGGGAGCCGAGGAGGCCGCCGGCCCCACCGCGTCCGGGGACGGCGCGTTCCCCCGCACGGTCGAGCACGCGATGGGCAGCACGGAGATCCCCGAGGAGCCCGAGCGCGTCGTCGTCCTGGACACCGGCGAGTTGGACGCGGCCCTCTCCCTCGGTGTGACGCCCGTCGGCGCGGTGACCACCGCCGTCTCGGAGGAGTTCCTCAGCTACCTGGCCGAGGACGCCGAGGGCATCGACGTCGTCGGCACGATCGCCGAGCCGGACCTGGAGGCCATCGCGGCGCTGGAGCCGGACCTCATCCTGTCGAACTCGGTGCGGCACGAGGACATCTACGACCAGCTGTCGCAGATCGCCCCCACGGTGTTCGCCGCGGACCTGGGCGACACGTGGAAGGAGAACTTCCGGCTCGACGCCGAGGCGCTCGGCAAGGAAGAGGAGGCCGAGCAGCTGCTCGCCGACTACGAGGAGCAGGCGGCCGCGCTCGGCGAGTCGATCGGGAACCCGGCGGACACCACCATCAGCCCGCTGCGCTTCGTCGGCGGGACGATCCGCGCTTACCAGCCCGACTCCTTCATCGGCACGGTGCTGACCGACATCGGGCTGGACCAGGTCGAGCTCGATGCCGGGCGCCCGACCTTCGCCGAGCTCAGCCCGGAGCAGCTCACCGAGGCCGACGCCGAGATCGTCCTCTACTCGTCCTACGGTGCGGCCGACGAGTCCGGGGAGGCCGCCGTCGTCGCCGGCCCGCTGTGGCCACGGCTGGCGGCGGTCCAGAGCGGGCAGGCCTTCGCCGTCGAGGACGACGTCTTCTACACCGGCATCGGCCTGCGGGCGGCGACGCTGCAGCTCGACGCGCTCGAGGGGCTCCTGGTCGACTGA
- a CDS encoding (2Fe-2S)-binding protein: protein MYVCHCSVVTDHDILEAIANGARCVADVARATGAGRTCGNCVGSLRELVCQHCPVRAGGTTEHPAERELGVSGAAR from the coding sequence ATGTACGTGTGCCACTGCAGCGTGGTGACCGACCACGACATCCTCGAGGCCATCGCCAACGGCGCACGATGCGTCGCCGATGTGGCACGCGCGACGGGGGCGGGCCGGACCTGCGGCAACTGCGTCGGCTCGCTCCGCGAGCTGGTGTGTCAGCATTGCCCGGTACGCGCCGGGGGCACCACCGAGCACCCGGCCGAGCGAGAGCTGGGAGTATCCGGTGCAGCCCGTTAG
- a CDS encoding MerR family transcriptional regulator codes for MTDPSRGELVQIGQVAERTGLSLRTIRFYEENGLVIPTARSEGGFRLYSEDDVARLEVVKRMKPLGFSLEEMQELLTLLADLDSGDGDRAQLLDRLRMFHAAATARVTALREQLGVAEGFADTLAGHLGDRH; via the coding sequence ATGACCGACCCCTCTCGTGGCGAGCTGGTGCAGATCGGCCAGGTCGCGGAGCGCACCGGCCTGAGCCTCCGGACGATCCGCTTCTACGAGGAGAACGGGCTGGTGATCCCCACCGCCCGCTCCGAGGGCGGCTTCCGCCTCTACAGCGAGGACGACGTCGCCCGTCTCGAGGTGGTCAAGCGGATGAAGCCGTTGGGCTTCAGCCTGGAGGAGATGCAGGAGCTGCTCACCCTGCTCGCCGATCTCGACTCCGGCGACGGTGACCGGGCGCAGCTTCTCGACCGGCTCCGGATGTTCCACGCGGCCGCGACCGCCCGCGTCACGGCCCTCCGCGAGCAACTCGGGGTGGCGGAGGGTTTCGCCGACACTCTCGCCGGTCACCTGGGCGACCGGCACTGA
- a CDS encoding MerR family transcriptional regulator, translating into MSAARSEPLTDGVDTELTVDELAARVGVTVRNLRAYSARGLLPPPRMVGRTGYYGREHVARLLLVREMLAEGYSLAMIERTLASAPPTASSATLALHRALLAPWLPPEPEVTTGAELAARAGVAEDTEVIDQLVGLGLVERLDDERIRVLDPALLMAGLQVVSLGVPPEALITAQAQVNEHVRAIARTYVQMFVDTGWRAFVEAGAPHEQLPDILATVGRLQPVAAQAMLAAFRTEMAAEVASAVEVALGELAEPEEV; encoded by the coding sequence GTGAGTGCAGCGCGGTCCGAGCCGCTGACCGACGGGGTCGACACGGAGCTGACGGTCGACGAGCTCGCCGCGCGGGTGGGCGTGACCGTGCGCAACCTCCGGGCGTACTCGGCTCGCGGCCTGCTGCCGCCACCCCGGATGGTCGGGCGCACCGGCTACTACGGCCGCGAGCACGTCGCCCGGCTCCTCCTCGTGCGGGAGATGCTCGCCGAGGGTTACTCGCTGGCCATGATCGAGCGGACGCTGGCCAGCGCACCGCCGACCGCCAGCTCGGCCACCCTCGCCCTCCACCGCGCACTGCTGGCGCCGTGGCTGCCGCCCGAGCCGGAGGTCACCACCGGTGCCGAGCTGGCCGCACGGGCCGGGGTCGCCGAGGACACCGAGGTCATCGACCAGCTGGTCGGCCTCGGGCTGGTGGAGCGCCTGGACGACGAGCGCATCCGGGTGCTCGACCCGGCGCTGCTCATGGCCGGGCTCCAGGTCGTGAGCCTCGGCGTGCCGCCGGAGGCCCTCATCACCGCGCAGGCACAGGTCAACGAGCACGTGCGGGCGATCGCGCGCACCTACGTGCAGATGTTCGTCGACACCGGCTGGCGGGCGTTCGTCGAGGCGGGCGCCCCCCACGAGCAGCTGCCGGACATCCTGGCCACGGTCGGCCGGCTCCAGCCGGTGGCCGCGCAGGCGATGCTCGCGGCCTTCCGCACCGAGATGGCGGCCGAGGTGGCCTCCGCCGTGGAGGTGGCGCTCGGCGAGCTGGCGGAGCCGGAGGAGGTCTAG
- a CDS encoding siderophore-interacting protein has protein sequence MTVEALQIPAYRTFPVRVSHVQRLSPSFLRITFTGPEMTDFSSNGFDQRIKVMLPLPGRSVLDCPAGNDWYGAWRELPPERRMPIRTYTIRALRPEQREVDVDFVLHGATGPASAWAERAAVGDEVVLVGPNARFPGPTGGFEWHPPADASCLLIAGDETAVPAICAIVETLRPGRRGKILLEVPTAADALDLVAPDGVEITWLPRWPDDGTAPTARGELLTAAVVAAVDELADVRTPGVVLDDVDVDAGILWEVPGEDALPRRSSGVYAWLAGEAGVVKSLRRHLVQDVGIDRRSVAFMGYWREGRDSD, from the coding sequence GTGACGGTCGAAGCCCTGCAGATCCCCGCGTACCGCACCTTCCCGGTGCGGGTGTCGCACGTACAGCGACTGAGCCCGAGCTTCCTGCGGATCACGTTCACCGGTCCGGAGATGACCGACTTCTCCTCGAACGGGTTCGATCAGCGGATCAAGGTCATGCTGCCGTTGCCGGGCCGGAGCGTCCTCGACTGCCCGGCCGGGAACGACTGGTACGGCGCATGGCGCGAGCTGCCACCCGAGCGGCGGATGCCCATCCGCACCTACACGATCCGGGCGCTGCGCCCGGAGCAGCGGGAGGTCGACGTCGACTTCGTCCTCCACGGCGCCACCGGCCCCGCCTCGGCCTGGGCCGAGCGGGCCGCCGTGGGCGACGAGGTGGTGCTCGTCGGCCCCAACGCCCGCTTCCCCGGGCCCACCGGCGGCTTCGAATGGCACCCTCCGGCGGACGCCTCCTGCCTGCTCATCGCCGGCGACGAGACCGCCGTGCCCGCGATCTGCGCCATCGTCGAGACGCTGCGCCCCGGCCGGCGCGGAAAGATCCTCCTGGAGGTCCCCACCGCGGCCGATGCCCTCGACCTGGTCGCGCCGGACGGCGTGGAGATCACCTGGCTGCCGCGCTGGCCGGACGACGGCACCGCGCCGACCGCGCGAGGTGAACTGCTCACCGCGGCCGTCGTGGCCGCCGTCGACGAACTGGCCGACGTCCGCACCCCGGGCGTCGTCCTCGACGACGTGGACGTGGACGCCGGGATCCTCTGGGAGGTCCCCGGCGAGGACGCGCTCCCCCGGCGCTCCTCCGGCGTGTACGCCTGGCTGGCCGGTGAGGCCGGCGTCGTGAAGAGCCTCCGCCGGCACCTGGTCCAGGACGTCGGCATCGACCGCCGGTCGGTCGCCTTCATGGGCTACTGGCGCGAGGGTCGCGACTCCGACTGA
- a CDS encoding SulP family inorganic anion transporter, giving the protein MSSVLPVAPKARLSRPAWLSPKVARTEILAGVVVALALIPEAISFSILAGVDPRVGLFSSFVMAVVIAFTGGRPAMITAATGAIALVVAPLTLEYGVEYLLAAVILGGIFQVLLGLSGFARLMRFIPRSVMVGFVNALAILIFTAQLPYLIDVSWLVYPMVAAGLAMIFLLPRLTTVVPAPLISIVVLTGLTVAAGLTLPDVGDQGELPDSLPFFGLPDIPLTLETLAIIAPYALGVAFVGLMESLMTAKLVDDLTDTPSDKTRESWGQGVANVASGFFGGMGGCAMIGQTMINVKSGARTRLSTFLSGVFLMILVVALGDVVAIIPMAALVAVMIFVSIATFDWHSLRTIHRMPRSETTVMLTTVAGTLITHNLAIGVAAGVLVACVLFARRVAHLVDVTSVTDPDGGTRVYNVHGALFFASSNDLIYQFDYNDDPQTVVIDLSNAHVWDASTVAVLDAITHKYETRGKTVEIVGLTGHSADRFDRHTGQLAGAH; this is encoded by the coding sequence ATGTCCTCAGTCCTGCCTGTCGCGCCCAAGGCGCGCCTGAGCCGCCCCGCCTGGCTCTCCCCGAAGGTCGCCCGCACCGAGATCCTGGCCGGAGTCGTGGTCGCTCTTGCGCTGATCCCCGAGGCGATCAGCTTCTCCATCCTGGCAGGGGTCGACCCCCGCGTCGGCCTGTTCTCCTCGTTCGTGATGGCCGTGGTCATCGCCTTCACCGGCGGTCGCCCGGCGATGATCACCGCCGCCACCGGCGCGATCGCCCTGGTCGTCGCGCCCCTGACGCTGGAGTACGGCGTGGAGTACCTGCTCGCCGCGGTGATCCTCGGCGGGATCTTCCAGGTACTGCTCGGCCTGTCCGGATTTGCCCGCCTGATGCGGTTCATCCCGCGCAGCGTGATGGTCGGCTTCGTCAACGCGCTGGCGATCCTGATCTTCACCGCCCAGCTGCCGTACCTGATCGACGTCTCCTGGCTGGTGTACCCGATGGTCGCCGCCGGACTGGCCATGATCTTCCTGCTGCCCCGGCTGACCACGGTCGTCCCCGCTCCGCTGATCTCGATCGTCGTGCTCACCGGGCTCACCGTGGCCGCCGGCCTGACCCTTCCCGACGTCGGTGACCAGGGCGAGCTGCCCGACAGCCTGCCGTTCTTCGGCCTGCCCGACATCCCGCTCACCCTCGAGACACTGGCGATCATCGCCCCCTACGCGCTCGGCGTGGCGTTCGTCGGGCTGATGGAGTCGCTCATGACGGCGAAGCTGGTCGACGACCTCACCGACACGCCCTCGGACAAGACCCGCGAGTCCTGGGGTCAGGGCGTGGCCAACGTCGCCTCCGGGTTCTTCGGCGGCATGGGCGGCTGCGCCATGATCGGCCAGACGATGATCAACGTGAAGTCCGGCGCCCGCACCCGGCTCTCCACCTTCCTGTCCGGCGTCTTCCTGATGATCCTGGTCGTCGCCCTCGGTGACGTCGTCGCGATCATCCCGATGGCCGCCCTCGTCGCCGTCATGATCTTCGTGTCCATCGCCACGTTCGACTGGCACAGCCTGCGCACCATCCACCGCATGCCGCGCAGCGAGACCACGGTGATGCTCACGACCGTCGCCGGCACGCTGATCACCCACAACCTCGCCATCGGCGTCGCCGCCGGCGTGCTCGTCGCCTGCGTGCTCTTCGCCCGCCGGGTCGCCCACCTGGTCGACGTCACCAGCGTCACCGACCCCGACGGCGGGACGCGCGTCTACAACGTGCACGGGGCGCTCTTCTTCGCCTCCAGCAACGACCTCATCTACCAGTTCGACTACAACGACGACCCGCAGACCGTGGTCATCGACCTATCGAACGCCCACGTCTGGGACGCCTCCACGGTCGCCGTCCTCGACGCCATCACCCACAAGTACGAGACCCGGGGCAAGACCGTGGAGATCGTCGGCCTGACCGGCCACTCCGCCGACCGGTTCGACCGGCACACCGGCCAGCTCGCCGGGGCCCACTGA
- the pgi gene encoding glucose-6-phosphate isomerase, with protein MDITETAEWRALAEHHRALAPAHLRDLFAGDPRRGERLTAKAGDLYIDYSKHRVTDETLRLLIALAERAGLRDRIAAMFRGEHINTTEDRAVLHVALRMPADEDLVVDGQPVVRDVHEVLGRMREFADRVRSGEWRGHTGRPIRAVVNIGIGGSDLGPAMAYTALQAYAARELTLRFVSNIDPTDFAEATRDLDPAETLFVVSSKTFTTLETLTNATVARDWLLRGLGADEAAVAKHFVAVSTNTEAVQSFGIDPQNMFEFWDWVGGRYSLTSAIGLSLMVAIGPEAYDEMLAGFSAVDEHFRTVPLEANVPVLLGLLNVWYRGFFDAQTHAVLPYSQYLSRLPAYLQQLTMESNGKSVRADGQPVATATGEVYWGEPGTNGQHAFHQLLHQGTSLVPADFIGFGEPNHPVGDMHDLLMANMLAQSAVLAFGRTAEEVAADGTPTPLVPHTIMPGNRPSTVILAPRLTPATLGQLVALYEHVVFTQGVVWQINSFDQWGVELGKVMARELAPALSGAEPVSLDQDTSTAALVAHYRRLRGRPV; from the coding sequence ATGGACATCACCGAGACCGCGGAGTGGCGCGCTCTGGCGGAGCACCATCGGGCACTGGCCCCGGCCCACCTGCGCGATCTGTTCGCCGGGGACCCCCGGCGCGGTGAGCGGCTGACCGCGAAGGCCGGCGACCTCTACATCGACTACTCCAAGCACCGCGTGACCGACGAGACGCTGCGGCTGCTGATCGCCCTCGCCGAGCGGGCGGGGCTGCGGGATCGCATCGCGGCGATGTTCCGCGGCGAGCACATCAACACCACCGAGGACCGCGCCGTGCTGCACGTCGCGCTGCGCATGCCTGCGGACGAGGACCTCGTGGTCGACGGTCAACCCGTCGTCCGCGACGTGCACGAGGTGCTGGGGCGGATGCGCGAGTTCGCCGACCGGGTGCGCTCCGGGGAGTGGCGCGGGCACACCGGGCGGCCGATCCGGGCGGTGGTCAACATCGGGATCGGCGGCTCCGACCTCGGCCCGGCGATGGCGTACACGGCGTTGCAGGCCTACGCCGCACGGGAGCTGACCCTCCGCTTCGTCTCCAACATCGACCCGACCGACTTCGCCGAGGCGACGCGCGACCTCGACCCCGCAGAGACGCTGTTCGTGGTCAGCTCCAAGACCTTCACCACCCTGGAGACGCTGACCAACGCCACGGTCGCCCGCGACTGGCTGCTCCGCGGGCTGGGTGCGGACGAGGCCGCAGTGGCCAAGCACTTCGTCGCGGTGTCCACGAACACCGAGGCGGTGCAATCCTTCGGCATCGACCCGCAGAACATGTTCGAGTTCTGGGACTGGGTCGGTGGCCGGTACTCCCTCACCTCCGCCATCGGACTCTCGCTCATGGTGGCGATCGGCCCAGAGGCCTACGACGAGATGCTCGCCGGCTTCTCCGCCGTCGACGAGCACTTCCGCACCGTTCCGCTCGAGGCCAACGTCCCCGTGCTCCTGGGGCTGCTGAACGTCTGGTACCGCGGCTTCTTCGATGCGCAGACCCACGCCGTGCTGCCCTACAGCCAGTACCTGTCCCGGCTGCCGGCCTACCTGCAGCAGCTGACGATGGAGAGCAACGGCAAGTCCGTGCGCGCGGACGGGCAGCCGGTCGCCACGGCCACCGGCGAGGTGTACTGGGGTGAGCCCGGGACGAACGGCCAGCACGCCTTCCACCAGCTGCTGCACCAGGGAACGTCGCTGGTGCCGGCGGACTTCATCGGTTTCGGTGAGCCCAACCACCCTGTCGGCGACATGCACGACCTGCTGATGGCCAACATGCTCGCCCAGTCAGCGGTCCTGGCCTTCGGCCGGACGGCGGAGGAGGTGGCGGCCGACGGGACGCCCACGCCGTTGGTGCCGCACACGATCATGCCCGGCAACCGACCGAGCACGGTCATCCTGGCGCCGCGCCTGACCCCGGCGACCCTCGGTCAGCTGGTGGCCCTGTACGAGCACGTCGTGTTCACGCAGGGTGTGGTCTGGCAGATCAACTCCTTCGACCAGTGGGGGGTCGAGCTGGGCAAGGTGATGGCCCGAGAGCTGGCCCCCGCGCTGTCCGGTGCTGAACCGGTGTCCCTCGACCAGGACACATCCACTGCCGCCCTCGTGGCGCACTACCGGCGGCTCCGGGGTCGGCCCGTCTGA